In a single window of the Limnochorda sp. L945t genome:
- the trxA gene encoding thioredoxin encodes MGSGQLHQLNEQNWDQEVLQSAQPVLVDFWAEWCGPCLRIAPIVEAIAGEYAGRLKVGKLNVDENPDLASRYGVMSIPTLMVFKNGEPKEFIVGLQPKAALVRRIEAVLQGS; translated from the coding sequence TTGGGAAGCGGGCAGTTGCATCAGCTCAACGAGCAAAACTGGGATCAAGAGGTGCTGCAAAGCGCCCAGCCCGTTCTCGTCGATTTCTGGGCCGAGTGGTGCGGGCCGTGCCTGCGTATCGCCCCCATCGTGGAGGCGATCGCCGGTGAGTACGCCGGGCGCCTCAAGGTAGGCAAGCTCAACGTCGACGAGAACCCCGACCTCGCGAGCCGCTACGGGGTCATGAGCATCCCCACCTTGATGGTGTTCAAGAACGGGGAGCCGAAGGAGTTCATCGTCGGACTCCAGCCCAAGGCCGCGCTGGTGCGGCGCATCGAGGCCGTGCTCCAGGGTTCGTGA
- a CDS encoding amidohydrolase — protein MGAWIETGDLLIEGVRIDPQLGGLEPGNAEAAGSRPSPVEDGAIWIAGGRIRAIGPRDAIASLAGRGAVRFDGQGALALPGLWDSHLHLGAWAMARSRVDLRGCRDLDEVASRLRARDATLAPGAWLVAVALERHRVDPGGAGLDGRLLDRLFPHRPVAVFTHDLHSVVVNRRAFELLAPGGPDAAWPQGAVVQKDPRTGEPTGVLQERAVGMVDSMIAPGLPELTQQIAQAQVELARLGITGVQTPDGPDEFAALSVLRQRGALRLRVRFLPPVSMLDTLKSARIRQGFGDEWLALGQVKAFADGSLGSLTAALFEPYAHSQWPSHRGQLLMDAGAVATLAAEAARAGFSLAIHAIGDRACRAVVDGLERARSEGAWLPTLAYRMEHVQLIRPEDMRRLAALGVVASMQPVHAPSDRPAVERHWVGRTSRAYAWRSLRRSGVVLAFGSDAPVETADPLDGLFAALTGQWRSDAPGSSGWHQDETLSLAEAVAAYTAGAAAAVGEQEVRGTLRPGMAGDVVLVSPDLREADPATPEGLQAWRRARVVATIVGGQVVYPPPA, from the coding sequence ATGGGTGCGTGGATCGAGACGGGTGACCTGCTCATCGAAGGGGTCCGCATCGACCCGCAGCTCGGGGGGCTGGAGCCGGGCAACGCGGAGGCGGCCGGCTCGCGGCCCTCTCCGGTCGAAGACGGCGCGATCTGGATCGCCGGAGGGCGGATCCGGGCCATCGGGCCTCGGGATGCCATTGCGTCGCTGGCCGGGCGCGGCGCCGTACGTTTCGACGGCCAGGGTGCGCTGGCGCTGCCGGGGCTGTGGGACAGTCACCTTCACCTGGGAGCATGGGCGATGGCTCGGAGCCGGGTCGACCTGCGGGGCTGCCGCGACCTCGACGAGGTCGCCAGCCGGCTCCGGGCGCGCGACGCCACGCTTGCCCCGGGAGCCTGGCTCGTCGCGGTGGCCCTGGAGCGCCACCGGGTCGACCCAGGCGGGGCCGGCCTCGACGGGCGTCTGCTCGATCGTCTGTTTCCCCACCGGCCGGTCGCCGTCTTCACCCACGACCTCCACTCGGTGGTCGTCAACCGCCGAGCGTTCGAGCTCCTGGCGCCGGGAGGGCCGGACGCGGCCTGGCCGCAGGGGGCGGTCGTGCAGAAGGATCCCCGCACCGGCGAACCCACGGGAGTGTTGCAGGAGCGAGCCGTGGGGATGGTTGACTCCATGATCGCCCCCGGGCTCCCCGAGCTCACGCAGCAGATCGCGCAGGCCCAGGTAGAGCTCGCCCGTCTGGGGATCACCGGGGTCCAGACTCCGGACGGCCCCGACGAATTCGCCGCCCTGAGCGTGCTCCGGCAGCGGGGAGCGCTGCGGCTGCGGGTACGGTTCTTGCCGCCCGTCTCCATGCTGGACACCCTGAAGTCGGCGAGGATCCGGCAGGGCTTCGGGGACGAGTGGCTGGCGCTCGGGCAGGTGAAGGCTTTCGCGGACGGCTCGCTCGGGTCGCTCACCGCGGCGCTCTTCGAGCCTTACGCCCATTCGCAGTGGCCCTCCCACCGCGGGCAGCTGCTCATGGATGCCGGCGCGGTGGCAACGCTGGCCGCCGAGGCCGCGCGGGCAGGCTTCAGCCTGGCGATCCACGCCATCGGGGATCGGGCCTGCCGGGCGGTGGTGGACGGGTTGGAACGGGCCAGGAGCGAGGGGGCGTGGCTCCCGACGCTGGCGTACCGCATGGAGCACGTCCAGCTCATCCGGCCGGAGGACATGCGCCGCCTGGCGGCGCTGGGCGTCGTCGCCTCCATGCAGCCGGTCCACGCCCCCTCCGACCGGCCGGCCGTCGAACGCCATTGGGTGGGGCGCACCTCTCGGGCGTATGCGTGGCGATCGTTGCGGCGCTCCGGCGTCGTGCTCGCTTTCGGCAGTGACGCGCCCGTCGAGACCGCAGACCCCCTGGACGGCTTGTTTGCCGCGCTGACGGGGCAGTGGCGCTCCGATGCCCCCGGATCGTCCGGGTGGCATCAAGACGAGACCCTGTCACTGGCCGAAGCCGTGGCCGCCTATACCGCCGGCGCCGCGGCCGCCGTCGGGGAGCAGGAGGTTCGGGGGACGCTGCGGCCGGGCATGGCCGGCGACGTCGTGCTGGTATCGCCGGACCTGCGGGAGGCCGACCCGGCCACGCCGGAGGGCCTGCAGGCGTGGCGCCGGGCCCGTGTGGTGGCGACGATCGTAGGAGGGCAGGTGGTCTACCCCCCGCCGGCGTAA